A window of Ruminococcus champanellensis 18P13 = JCM 17042 contains these coding sequences:
- a CDS encoding lipopolysaccharide biosynthesis protein translates to MDKYKTLALNTVIFAVGSFGSKILLFFLTRLYTGNIISDNLNTKEMLEITANFLIPVFTFSIAEAVIRYGIDRAYDKRQVFSNAVVTELGGLVLLLLCTPLIGLFSFTDGFLALLIVYICTSSFRQLCAQFVRARGLLKLYSVDGILTALTLYLFNVIFISVLGMGVRGFMLSVICSDFCSGVFLCIVSGIPRFFSFRYVDKKLLRRMLAFSVPLIPTAVLWIFTGFADRFFIGIMQGPEGLVGKSAAGVYGAASKIPNLISMVSTIFFQAWNISAITENDSAGRNQFYQRIFGAYQSILCIAAAFLIALVQPLSNVLISNKLDTAYEAAFRYTPVLVVSVLLMCFNQFLSSIYTATQHTRNSFWTSLIAAGANLPLNLLMIPKWGVYGAIAATYISYLLCYIVRIVDARRYVPFRVNHLLFAANNVILLGMSTAIIKMPQRYVLYLVCGVGLILALNYEAIIVTAKKILKR, encoded by the coding sequence ATGGATAAATACAAAACCCTTGCCCTGAACACGGTGATCTTCGCAGTCGGCAGCTTCGGCTCCAAGATCCTGCTGTTTTTCCTGACCCGGCTGTATACGGGGAACATCATTTCCGACAATCTGAACACCAAGGAGATGCTGGAGATCACGGCAAATTTCCTGATCCCCGTGTTCACCTTCTCCATTGCGGAGGCTGTGATCCGCTACGGCATCGACCGGGCGTATGACAAGCGGCAGGTATTCTCCAATGCGGTGGTCACAGAGCTTGGAGGGCTGGTGCTGCTATTGCTGTGCACCCCGCTGATCGGACTGTTCTCCTTTACGGATGGATTCCTGGCACTGCTGATCGTCTATATCTGCACCTCCTCCTTCCGGCAGCTTTGCGCCCAGTTCGTCCGGGCAAGGGGACTGCTGAAGCTGTACTCCGTGGATGGGATCCTCACCGCTCTGACCCTGTACCTGTTCAACGTGATCTTCATTTCCGTCCTGGGCATGGGCGTCCGGGGCTTCATGCTGTCGGTGATCTGCTCGGATTTTTGCAGCGGCGTGTTCCTGTGCATCGTGTCCGGCATTCCCCGGTTCTTCTCCTTCCGGTATGTGGACAAGAAGCTGCTGCGCCGGATGCTGGCGTTTTCCGTGCCTCTGATCCCCACCGCCGTGCTGTGGATCTTTACTGGCTTTGCGGATCGGTTCTTTATCGGCATCATGCAGGGGCCGGAGGGGCTGGTTGGCAAAAGCGCCGCCGGGGTATACGGGGCGGCGTCCAAGATCCCCAACCTGATCTCCATGGTTTCCACGATCTTTTTCCAGGCATGGAACATTTCCGCCATTACGGAAAACGACTCCGCCGGCCGGAATCAATTCTACCAGCGGATCTTCGGAGCGTATCAGTCCATTCTCTGCATCGCCGCCGCCTTCCTCATTGCCCTGGTGCAGCCCCTGTCCAACGTGCTCATCAGCAACAAGCTGGATACTGCCTATGAAGCCGCCTTCCGGTATACGCCGGTGCTGGTGGTGTCCGTACTGCTCATGTGCTTCAACCAGTTTTTAAGCAGCATCTACACCGCCACCCAGCATACCCGGAACTCCTTCTGGACCAGTCTGATCGCCGCCGGGGCGAATCTGCCGCTGAACCTGCTGATGATCCCCAAATGGGGGGTGTACGGTGCCATTGCCGCCACCTACATCAGCTATCTGCTGTGCTACATCGTCCGGATCGTGGACGCCCGCCGGTATGTGCCCTTTCGGGTCAATCACCTGCTGTTTGCGGCAAACAATGTGATCCTGCTGGGCATGAGCACCGCCATTATCAAAATGCCCCAGCGCTATGTGCTGTATCTGGTATGCGGCGTGGGGCTGATCCTCGCACTGAACTATGAGGCAATCATTGTCACTGCCAAGAAAATTCTCAAACGTTGA
- the rnr gene encoding ribonuclease R gives MKKREFKQEKQIRSKAGNAKARSGKHAGKEKFDAAYYTEKIRAALTRCGKKPIGAKELAAKCRSQRGASDAYAAALGALVASGEVVERKHTYVGAAESGCFKAEVTRLSRTFGFCKRLEDETEFFVPGKFLLGAMPGDQVLMRPIPSRTGEPEGEVVSILVESPAQLTGMIVEEDKHCYLLPDTMSKSRISIAHSGNCAFAPGDKVLAQISHRGTRHAEHRARILFSYGCAQQAASCAEAVIAVSGIPTEFPEEVITQAEKLALAGVQPADLVHRMDLREECIFTIDSAESKDLDDAVSIQRRGEGYRLGVHIADVSHYVRGNTPLDMEALHRGTSVYYADKVIPMLPKCLSNGICSLNPGEDRLAFSAIMDLDKEGQLRAYSFHKSVIRSRVKGVYKEINTILAGTQTPEIAEKYAEVTESLLLMNELADKRLADRDRRGAPSLDAPESKLILNEDGVCVDVQPRTRGRSELLIEEFMLLANESAARVAREKSIPFVYRIHENPSPEKLERLEEVLNRMNIPHPVLDEVRPCHFAQILKNAKDSPLLPALNNLLLRSMAKAKYAPTPVGHFGLALADYTHFTSPIRRYPDLAIHRILSDVVLGYSKDWFDKRYAAFVQHASERSSAAELRAMTAERDCEDCYKAEYMLAHIGEEFDAVIASVTDFGFYVELPSTVQGLVHVGSLPEGEYTCDGAIHLTEQRSNTVYTVGQAVRVRCDKADVNSGNIDFSLVTD, from the coding sequence ATGAAAAAGCGTGAATTCAAGCAGGAAAAGCAAATCCGCAGCAAGGCGGGCAATGCCAAGGCACGGAGCGGCAAGCATGCAGGAAAGGAAAAGTTCGATGCAGCGTATTATACGGAAAAGATCCGTGCTGCTCTGACCCGGTGCGGAAAAAAGCCTATCGGTGCAAAGGAGCTTGCGGCGAAATGCCGGAGCCAGCGTGGCGCAAGCGACGCCTATGCTGCCGCCCTGGGGGCACTGGTGGCATCCGGAGAGGTGGTGGAGCGGAAGCACACCTATGTGGGTGCAGCGGAAAGCGGCTGCTTCAAGGCAGAGGTCACCCGGCTCAGCCGCACCTTCGGCTTCTGCAAGCGGCTGGAGGATGAAACCGAATTTTTCGTACCGGGTAAGTTTCTGCTGGGGGCAATGCCCGGGGATCAGGTGCTGATGCGCCCCATCCCCTCCCGCACCGGAGAGCCGGAGGGGGAAGTGGTTTCCATTCTGGTGGAAAGCCCTGCCCAGCTCACCGGCATGATCGTGGAGGAGGACAAGCACTGCTATCTGCTGCCGGACACCATGTCCAAAAGCCGGATCTCTATCGCCCACAGCGGCAACTGCGCCTTCGCTCCCGGTGATAAGGTGCTGGCACAGATCTCCCACCGGGGCACCCGGCATGCGGAGCACCGTGCCCGGATCCTGTTCAGCTACGGCTGCGCCCAGCAGGCGGCAAGCTGCGCGGAGGCGGTGATCGCCGTCAGCGGCATCCCCACCGAATTTCCGGAGGAGGTCATCACCCAGGCGGAAAAGCTGGCGCTTGCCGGGGTACAGCCGGCGGATCTGGTGCACCGGATGGATCTGCGGGAGGAGTGCATCTTCACCATCGATTCGGCAGAATCCAAGGATCTGGACGACGCTGTATCCATCCAGCGCCGGGGAGAGGGCTACCGGCTGGGGGTACACATTGCGGACGTATCCCACTATGTGCGGGGAAATACCCCCCTGGATATGGAGGCGCTGCACCGGGGCACCAGTGTGTATTATGCGGACAAGGTGATCCCCATGCTGCCCAAGTGCCTGTCCAACGGCATCTGCTCTTTGAATCCGGGGGAGGATCGGCTCGCCTTTTCCGCCATTATGGATCTGGACAAGGAAGGGCAGCTCCGTGCCTACTCCTTCCACAAGTCCGTGATCCGTTCCCGGGTCAAGGGGGTATATAAGGAAATCAACACCATTCTGGCAGGTACCCAGACTCCGGAAATTGCAGAAAAGTATGCAGAGGTGACGGAATCCCTGCTGCTGATGAACGAGCTGGCGGACAAGCGGCTGGCGGATCGGGATCGGCGGGGAGCGCCCTCCCTGGATGCGCCGGAAAGCAAGCTGATCCTCAACGAGGATGGGGTCTGTGTGGATGTACAGCCCAGAACCAGAGGCCGCAGCGAGCTGCTGATCGAGGAGTTCATGCTCCTTGCCAATGAATCCGCCGCCCGGGTGGCACGGGAAAAGTCCATTCCCTTTGTGTACCGGATACACGAGAACCCCTCTCCGGAAAAGCTGGAACGGCTGGAGGAGGTGCTGAACCGGATGAACATCCCCCACCCGGTGCTGGACGAGGTGCGCCCCTGTCACTTTGCCCAGATTCTGAAGAACGCAAAGGACAGTCCCCTGCTGCCGGCACTGAACAATCTGCTGCTCCGCTCCATGGCAAAGGCAAAGTATGCCCCCACCCCCGTCGGCCATTTCGGTCTTGCCCTGGCGGACTACACCCACTTTACCTCCCCCATCCGCCGGTACCCGGATCTTGCCATCCACCGGATCCTGTCGGACGTGGTGCTGGGGTACAGCAAGGACTGGTTCGACAAGCGGTATGCCGCCTTCGTACAGCATGCCTCCGAGCGCTCCAGCGCCGCAGAGCTCCGTGCCATGACCGCAGAGCGGGACTGCGAGGACTGCTACAAGGCGGAGTATATGCTTGCCCACATCGGGGAGGAATTTGACGCTGTGATCGCCAGTGTGACGGATTTCGGCTTCTATGTGGAGCTGCCCTCCACCGTGCAGGGTCTGGTGCATGTGGGCTCCCTGCCGGAGGGGGAGTATACCTGCGACGGGGCGATTCATCTGACGGAGCAGCGCTCCAATACGGTGTACACCGTGGGACAGGCTGTCCGGGTACGCTGCGACAAGGCGGACGTGAACAGCGGCAACATCGACTTTTCTCTGGTTACAGACTAG
- the secG gene encoding preprotein translocase subunit SecG translates to MNILELIGGILLLITVVLATVLCMMQDQNQDQNMTSAITGASNDSFYGKNAGRTKEAILSRFTWVLLIIFFVATLLVNILPVYIKF, encoded by the coding sequence ATGAATATTCTTGAACTGATCGGCGGCATTCTGCTGCTGATTACAGTTGTACTGGCCACCGTTCTCTGCATGATGCAGGATCAGAACCAGGATCAGAACATGACATCCGCCATCACCGGCGCCAGCAACGATTCCTTCTACGGGAAGAATGCCGGCAGAACGAAGGAAGCCATCCTTTCCAGATTCACCTGGGTTCTGCTCATCATCTTCTTTGTAGCCACACTGCTGGTGAACATTCTTCCGGTGTATATCAAGTTCTAA
- a CDS encoding CAP domain-containing protein: MMGLQKGLAAGLALLLLTAAGCGAMDNRKQTAQVSPPVSVAQARAENTGVYRAPRAPAATAAATEAPLQTTAPVQITTARITTTALPPETTAPAEEETTAPPPAETQPPRTARREPVKTMAAPEPEPVPVTKPPQTSVTQPEPEPGPEPETPVNVPTYASQILEFVNQERAEYGLAPLELHTELLKAADIRAREIAQVFSHNRPDGSSCFTVLEECDLAYMTAGENIAQGYTSPQEVMNGWMSSEGHRANILNGGFSMLGVGYDSATRSWVQVFAG, encoded by the coding sequence ATGATGGGTTTGCAGAAAGGGCTGGCAGCAGGCCTTGCGCTGCTGCTTCTGACTGCCGCCGGATGCGGCGCAATGGACAACAGGAAACAGACTGCACAGGTGTCTCCGCCAGTGTCCGTGGCACAGGCACGGGCTGAGAATACCGGGGTGTACCGGGCACCGAGGGCTCCTGCTGCCACCGCTGCGGCAACAGAGGCGCCGCTCCAGACAACTGCGCCTGTTCAGATCACCACTGCCAGGATCACCACCACGGCTTTGCCGCCGGAAACCACTGCCCCGGCGGAGGAGGAGACCACTGCGCCCCCTCCGGCGGAGACACAGCCACCCCGGACTGCCCGGCGGGAGCCTGTCAAGACCATGGCTGCCCCGGAACCGGAGCCTGTACCGGTGACAAAGCCGCCGCAGACATCTGTCACGCAGCCGGAGCCGGAGCCTGGCCCGGAGCCGGAAACACCGGTGAATGTTCCGACGTATGCCTCTCAGATCCTGGAGTTTGTAAACCAGGAGCGGGCGGAGTATGGGCTTGCGCCCCTGGAACTGCATACGGAACTGCTGAAGGCGGCGGACATCCGTGCCCGGGAGATCGCACAGGTGTTCAGTCACAATCGGCCGGATGGCTCCTCCTGCTTTACCGTGCTGGAGGAATGCGACCTTGCGTATATGACGGCGGGGGAGAACATTGCCCAGGGCTATACCAGCCCCCAGGAGGTCATGAATGGCTGGATGAGCTCCGAAGGACACCGGGCGAATATCCTCAACGGCGGCTTTTCCATGCTGGGCGTAGGGTATGATTCCGCCACCCGGAGCTGGGTACAGGTCTTTGCCGGATAG
- the serC gene encoding 3-phosphoserine/phosphohydroxythreonine transaminase — translation MSRVYNFSAGPATLPEEVLKRAADELLEYGDSGQSVMEMSHRSKEYQAIIDDCEARLRKVMSIPDNYKVLFLQGGASSQFAMIPLNLMNKTGKADFVITGQWANKAYSEAAKLCGAENCNIVASSKDKTFSYIPELDKSKFNPTADYFHICQNNTIYGTRFAELPDTGNVPLVADLSSCILSEPVDVSKYGMIYAGAQKNMGPAGLTVVIIREDLIGNAKEGTPTMFDYKTHADNGSMYNTPPTYGIYILKLVLEWIEKMGGLTAMKEHNEKKAAILYSFLDSSKLFKPTVQGKDRSLMNVPFVTGDADLDAKFVAEAKKNGFINIKGHRSVGGMRASIYNAMPIEGVEKLVAFMKKFEAENA, via the coding sequence ATGAGCAGAGTTTACAATTTCAGCGCAGGTCCGGCGACCCTTCCTGAGGAAGTTCTCAAGCGCGCAGCCGATGAGCTGCTGGAATACGGCGACAGCGGTCAGTCCGTTATGGAAATGTCCCACCGTTCCAAGGAATACCAGGCAATCATTGATGACTGCGAGGCAAGACTGCGCAAGGTGATGTCCATTCCCGACAACTATAAGGTACTGTTTCTCCAGGGCGGCGCATCCTCTCAGTTTGCGATGATCCCCCTGAATCTGATGAACAAGACCGGCAAGGCGGATTTCGTCATCACCGGTCAGTGGGCAAACAAGGCATACTCTGAGGCTGCAAAGCTCTGCGGCGCAGAAAACTGCAACATTGTCGCTTCCTCCAAGGATAAGACCTTCTCCTACATTCCGGAGCTTGACAAGTCCAAGTTCAACCCCACCGCAGATTACTTCCACATCTGCCAGAACAACACCATCTACGGCACCCGGTTCGCTGAACTGCCGGATACCGGCAATGTGCCCCTGGTGGCTGACCTGTCCTCCTGCATCCTGTCCGAGCCGGTTGACGTAAGCAAGTACGGCATGATCTACGCAGGCGCACAGAAGAACATGGGCCCTGCCGGTCTGACCGTTGTCATCATCCGTGAGGATCTGATCGGCAATGCCAAGGAAGGCACTCCCACCATGTTCGACTACAAGACCCATGCAGACAACGGCTCCATGTACAATACACCTCCCACCTACGGCATCTACATTCTCAAGCTGGTGCTGGAATGGATTGAGAAGATGGGCGGTCTGACCGCTATGAAGGAGCACAACGAGAAGAAGGCTGCCATTCTGTACAGCTTCCTGGACAGCTCCAAGCTCTTCAAGCCCACCGTACAGGGCAAGGACCGCTCCCTGATGAACGTGCCCTTCGTAACCGGCGATGCCGACCTGGACGCAAAGTTCGTGGCAGAGGCAAAGAAGAACGGCTTCATCAACATCAAGGGTCACCGGAGCGTGGGTGGTATGCGTGCTTCCATCTACAACGCAATGCCCATCGAAGGCGTGGAGAAGCTGGTTGCATTCATGAAGAAGTTCGAGGCTGAAAACGCCTAA
- a CDS encoding phosphoglycerate dehydrogenase yields the protein MFQIQTLNKISKVGTCRLDAAKYAIADAPENPDAIMVRSAAMHDMEFGSNLLAIARAGAGVNNIPVDKCAEQGIVVFNTPGANANAVKELVVAGLLLSSRKISEAMAWVPSLKEEGDNVGKLVEKGKSQFAGPEIKGKTLGIIGLGAIGALVANVAIDLGMKVIGTDPFLSVGAALRLSPAVQVAKSADEVLAAADYLTLHVPCNADTKGFINAAAIAKMKDGARVLNFARGELVNDADMIAALEAGKIACYVTDFPNANTIGVKNIIAIPHLGASTPESEDNCAMMAADELSAYLEQGNIINSVNFPNAEMHANGTKLCVLHKNVPTIIAQITSALGDAGKNIDNMVNASKKDNAYTMIDVAGDVADSIVDTVKAIDGVIRVRVIA from the coding sequence ATGTTTCAGATTCAGACACTCAATAAAATTTCCAAGGTAGGCACCTGCCGCCTGGACGCTGCAAAGTATGCCATTGCTGACGCACCGGAGAATCCGGATGCAATCATGGTTCGTTCCGCCGCTATGCACGATATGGAATTCGGCAGCAATCTGCTTGCCATTGCCCGTGCAGGTGCCGGCGTGAACAATATTCCCGTTGACAAGTGCGCAGAGCAGGGCATTGTTGTATTCAACACGCCCGGCGCAAACGCAAACGCTGTAAAGGAGCTGGTAGTCGCAGGACTGCTGCTGTCCTCCCGGAAGATCTCCGAGGCTATGGCTTGGGTTCCCTCCCTCAAGGAGGAGGGCGACAACGTAGGCAAGCTGGTGGAGAAAGGTAAGAGCCAGTTCGCAGGGCCGGAGATCAAGGGCAAGACCCTGGGTATCATCGGTCTGGGCGCCATCGGCGCACTGGTTGCAAACGTTGCCATTGACCTGGGCATGAAGGTCATCGGCACAGACCCGTTCCTGTCCGTTGGGGCTGCACTCCGTCTGTCCCCGGCAGTACAGGTTGCCAAGTCTGCGGATGAGGTACTGGCTGCGGCAGATTATCTGACCCTGCACGTTCCCTGCAATGCAGACACCAAGGGCTTTATCAACGCCGCTGCCATTGCCAAGATGAAGGACGGCGCAAGAGTGCTGAACTTCGCAAGAGGCGAGCTGGTCAACGATGCTGACATGATCGCAGCACTGGAAGCCGGCAAGATCGCTTGCTATGTGACCGACTTCCCCAACGCCAATACCATCGGCGTAAAGAATATCATTGCGATCCCCCACCTGGGTGCCTCCACCCCGGAGAGCGAGGACAACTGCGCTATGATGGCTGCGGATGAGCTGTCCGCATACCTGGAGCAGGGCAATATCATCAACTCCGTTAACTTCCCCAACGCAGAAATGCATGCAAACGGCACCAAGCTGTGCGTGCTGCACAAGAATGTGCCCACCATCATTGCACAGATCACTTCCGCTCTGGGCGATGCAGGCAAGAACATTGACAACATGGTCAACGCCAGCAAGAAGGACAACGCTTACACCATGATCGACGTTGCCGGCGATGTAGCCGACAGCATTGTTGACACCGTAAAGGCAATTGACGGTGTCATCCGTGTGCGTGTGATCGCATAA